The Echinicola rosea genome has a segment encoding these proteins:
- the nqrE gene encoding NADH:ubiquinone reductase (Na(+)-transporting) subunit E, with amino-acid sequence MELFSLGIRSIFIDNMVFAYFLGMCSFLAVSKKVSTALGLGAAVIFVLTITVPLNWLLNEFVLKEGALSFLGESFATIDLTFLRFIMFIAIIAAMVQLVEMVVEKFAPALYGALGIFLPLIAVNCAILGGSLFMAQRDYTLAEAGVYGFGSGTGFFLAIVALAAIREKLKYSNVPNGLKGLGITMLITGLMGIAFMSFMGIDL; translated from the coding sequence ATGGAATTATTTAGCTTAGGAATCCGGTCAATCTTTATTGACAATATGGTATTTGCTTACTTCTTGGGAATGTGCTCTTTCTTGGCCGTTTCCAAAAAAGTGAGTACCGCTTTAGGCCTTGGTGCAGCGGTAATCTTCGTATTGACGATTACCGTGCCTTTAAACTGGCTTTTGAATGAATTTGTATTGAAGGAAGGGGCATTGTCCTTTTTAGGAGAATCTTTTGCCACCATTGATCTTACCTTCTTGAGGTTTATCATGTTCATCGCTATTATCGCAGCGATGGTGCAATTGGTGGAGATGGTGGTAGAAAAATTTGCCCCTGCACTCTATGGTGCACTGGGGATTTTCCTTCCGCTGATTGCCGTAAACTGTGCGATTCTTGGTGGATCCCTTTTTATGGCGCAGAGAGACTATACCTTGGCTGAAGCAGGTGTTTATGGATTTGGTTCTGGCACTGGCTTTTTCCTTGCAATTGTAGCTTTGGCTGCGATTCGTGAAAAATTGAAGTACTCAAATGTACCTAATGGTCTTAAAGGTCTAGGTATTACGATGTTGATTACTGGACTGATGGGCATTGCCTTTATGTCATTTATGGGCATCGACCTGTAA
- the dnaE gene encoding DNA polymerase III subunit alpha: MYIIFDTETTGLPRNYNAPITDLDNWPRLVQLAWQLHDERGKLISNQNYIVKPEGFTIPYNAEKVHGISTDRALKEGHDLKEVLEIFHKDVEKAQYLVGHNIGFDINVCGAEFLRVDLPMQLLEKKELDTKDISTDFCAIPGGKGGKYKWPTLTELHQKLFGVGFEDAHDAAYDVDATAKCFFGLITAKVQPPEEGLAVEEVIYEPPKLDAANFAAARDQQKEAAQDVIKQARKADISDLVDTPFSHLHVHTQYSILQATSEIPAMVARAKEFNMPAIAMTDHGNMMAAFHFVKAAMDNDIKPVVGCEFNICRDHQNKSQKDDGFQAVLLAKNKTGYHNLAKLASFAYTQGFYYVPRIDKELLTQYKGDIIATTGGLWGEVPFLILNVGETQAEEAFVWWKEQFGDDFYVELNRHGIPEEEKVNEVLLRFAQKYDVKYFAANNTYYNTKNDAKAHDILLCVKDGEKVDKPKRYIGKKGREFRYGFPNEEFYIKTPEEMKKLFADLPEAIECTNEIIEKVEAYKLAREVLLPKFNIPERFQDPQDDEDGGKRGENAYLRHLTYEGAKRRYPEITEEIRERLDFELSIIANTGYPGYFLIVQDFTTAAREMGVSVGPGRGSAAGSAVAYCIGITNVDPVAYDLLFERFLNPDRVSLPDIDIDFDDHGRQKVIDYVIEKYGANQVAQIITYGTMAAKSAIRDTARALDLPLSDADRLAKLVPDIKLKALFGLANDRAKLAEKLKNNSENIDKAYELINISKGNDDLSKTINQAKILEGSVRNTGIHACGVIITPDDITNFVPVALAKDSDMYCTQFDNSVVENAGLLKMDFLGLKTLTLIKDAVRIVKERHGIELDPENFPIDDKETYELFQRGETVGIFQYESPGMQKYMRELKPTVFADLIAMNALYRPGPLEYIPSFIKRKHGLEPIAYDLDDMEEYLQETYGITVYQEQVMLLSQKLAGFTKGEADVLRKAMGKKLRDVLDKMKPKFVNQAAEKGHDKTKLEKIWKDWEAFASYAFNKSHSTCYAWVAYQTAYLKAHYPAEYMASVLSNNMNDITQVTFFMEECKRMGIEVLGPDVNESKDGFTVNQEGQIRFGLAAIKGAGGAAVHSVIEERAENGPFKSIFDFTQRINLRSVNKKTLESLAMAGGFDCFPDHHRRQYLEAPEHDATLIEKAVKYAQKKAQEAESSQVSLFGGGSGMEVPMPSITPIEPFSQLQQLNIEKEVVGLYISGHPLDQFKVEFDSFTNTPLSEFSNTDALKAKGEIKAAGVVTSFAHRTTKNGNPFGTLTLEDYNGGHTFFLFGEDYIKYKEYFMTGWFLYFTGSVQGKRWNPDELEFKIGNIMLLNEVRSRMVKGLRLNISLDDLTLDLMERLEAITSKYKGEAKLFINITDVKEQIAVDLRSTKFLIDPSQDMIQELESIPEVQYKII, from the coding sequence ATAAGGATGTAGAAAAAGCCCAATACCTGGTCGGTCACAATATTGGCTTCGACATCAATGTCTGCGGAGCGGAATTTTTACGGGTGGACCTGCCCATGCAGCTCTTGGAAAAGAAAGAGCTTGACACCAAGGATATCTCCACGGATTTCTGTGCGATCCCTGGGGGAAAAGGAGGCAAATACAAATGGCCTACCCTCACAGAGCTCCACCAAAAACTCTTCGGTGTAGGCTTCGAGGATGCCCACGATGCTGCTTATGACGTGGATGCCACCGCCAAATGTTTCTTCGGCCTGATCACTGCAAAGGTACAGCCGCCAGAAGAAGGCCTTGCCGTAGAGGAAGTCATTTACGAGCCGCCAAAACTGGATGCAGCCAACTTTGCAGCGGCCAGGGACCAGCAAAAGGAGGCCGCCCAAGATGTGATCAAGCAGGCCCGAAAAGCTGACATCAGTGATTTGGTGGACACTCCATTCAGCCATTTGCACGTCCATACCCAGTACTCCATTCTCCAAGCCACCTCTGAGATCCCGGCCATGGTCGCCCGGGCGAAGGAGTTTAACATGCCTGCCATCGCCATGACCGATCATGGCAATATGATGGCTGCTTTTCACTTTGTAAAAGCAGCTATGGACAATGACATAAAACCTGTGGTAGGTTGTGAATTCAATATCTGCCGTGACCACCAAAACAAATCCCAAAAAGATGATGGCTTCCAAGCAGTATTGCTTGCCAAAAACAAAACGGGCTATCACAATTTGGCTAAATTAGCTTCTTTTGCCTATACACAAGGGTTTTATTATGTCCCCCGAATTGACAAGGAACTGTTGACCCAGTACAAAGGGGATATCATCGCCACCACTGGCGGCCTTTGGGGAGAAGTTCCTTTTCTTATCCTCAATGTCGGGGAGACGCAAGCAGAAGAAGCCTTCGTATGGTGGAAGGAACAGTTTGGCGATGACTTCTATGTGGAGCTAAACCGGCATGGCATTCCGGAAGAAGAAAAAGTAAACGAAGTCCTCCTCCGCTTTGCCCAAAAATATGACGTCAAGTATTTTGCGGCCAACAACACCTATTACAACACCAAGAATGACGCGAAGGCTCACGACATCCTACTCTGCGTAAAAGATGGAGAGAAGGTAGATAAACCCAAAAGATATATTGGCAAGAAAGGCCGGGAGTTCCGCTATGGCTTTCCCAATGAGGAGTTTTATATCAAAACACCCGAAGAGATGAAAAAGCTCTTTGCTGATCTCCCAGAAGCCATTGAATGCACCAATGAAATCATCGAAAAGGTAGAAGCCTATAAACTGGCGAGGGAAGTACTCCTCCCAAAATTCAATATCCCCGAAAGGTTCCAGGATCCCCAGGACGATGAGGACGGTGGCAAACGTGGTGAAAACGCCTATTTACGGCACCTGACGTATGAAGGGGCCAAGCGCCGCTACCCTGAAATCACCGAGGAAATCAGGGAAAGGCTGGACTTTGAGCTGTCCATTATTGCCAACACGGGATATCCGGGCTACTTCTTGATTGTTCAAGACTTCACCACTGCAGCACGGGAAATGGGCGTATCCGTGGGGCCTGGCCGTGGATCAGCAGCAGGATCGGCAGTCGCCTATTGTATCGGCATCACCAATGTAGATCCCGTTGCGTACGACCTCCTTTTTGAGAGATTCCTTAATCCGGACAGGGTCTCCCTTCCCGATATTGACATTGACTTTGATGACCACGGCCGTCAAAAAGTAATCGATTACGTGATCGAAAAATACGGTGCCAACCAAGTGGCACAAATCATTACTTATGGTACCATGGCGGCAAAATCAGCCATTCGTGACACTGCCAGGGCTTTGGACTTACCGCTCTCAGACGCCGACCGCCTGGCCAAATTGGTGCCCGACATCAAGCTAAAAGCACTCTTTGGACTGGCCAATGACCGGGCAAAGCTGGCCGAGAAGCTTAAAAACAATTCCGAGAACATTGACAAGGCCTATGAGCTGATCAATATCTCCAAAGGCAATGATGACCTTAGCAAAACCATCAACCAAGCCAAGATTCTCGAAGGATCTGTCCGGAATACCGGCATCCATGCCTGTGGTGTGATCATCACGCCGGATGACATCACCAATTTTGTACCTGTGGCACTGGCAAAGGACTCGGACATGTACTGTACGCAGTTTGACAACTCCGTGGTAGAGAATGCTGGCCTGCTGAAAATGGACTTTTTGGGCCTAAAGACCCTCACGCTTATCAAAGATGCCGTTCGTATCGTAAAAGAACGCCATGGTATCGAATTGGATCCGGAAAATTTCCCAATTGATGATAAGGAAACCTATGAGCTCTTTCAGCGAGGCGAAACCGTTGGTATCTTCCAATATGAATCTCCAGGCATGCAGAAATACATGCGAGAGCTCAAACCAACGGTTTTTGCTGACTTGATCGCCATGAACGCCCTTTACCGTCCGGGGCCATTGGAATACATTCCAAGTTTCATCAAAAGGAAACATGGACTAGAGCCCATCGCCTATGACCTGGACGACATGGAAGAATACCTCCAGGAGACCTATGGGATTACCGTTTATCAGGAACAGGTAATGTTACTTTCTCAAAAGCTTGCAGGATTTACCAAAGGTGAGGCCGACGTACTTCGGAAAGCCATGGGTAAAAAGCTTCGTGATGTCTTGGACAAGATGAAGCCAAAATTCGTCAACCAAGCGGCCGAAAAAGGCCATGACAAAACCAAACTCGAAAAAATATGGAAGGATTGGGAAGCCTTTGCTTCCTATGCCTTTAACAAGTCCCACTCCACCTGTTATGCTTGGGTAGCCTATCAAACCGCCTACCTAAAAGCCCACTATCCTGCAGAATATATGGCGTCTGTGCTCAGTAACAACATGAATGACATCACGCAGGTGACGTTCTTTATGGAGGAATGTAAGCGAATGGGCATTGAAGTGCTGGGGCCAGATGTAAATGAATCCAAGGATGGCTTTACTGTAAACCAAGAGGGACAAATCCGCTTTGGTCTCGCCGCTATTAAAGGTGCCGGGGGAGCTGCTGTACATTCCGTAATCGAAGAAAGGGCAGAAAATGGTCCTTTCAAAAGCATTTTCGATTTTACCCAACGCATAAACCTCCGCTCAGTCAATAAAAAGACGCTGGAGTCACTGGCCATGGCCGGAGGTTTTGATTGTTTCCCTGACCACCATAGGCGGCAATACCTGGAAGCACCAGAGCATGACGCTACCCTTATCGAAAAAGCCGTGAAGTATGCCCAAAAGAAAGCCCAGGAAGCCGAAAGCTCCCAAGTGTCGTTATTTGGCGGTGGATCAGGGATGGAAGTGCCTATGCCTAGCATTACCCCTATAGAGCCATTCAGCCAACTACAACAGCTCAATATCGAGAAGGAAGTGGTTGGACTGTACATCTCTGGCCACCCCTTGGATCAGTTTAAGGTAGAATTTGATTCATTTACCAATACCCCCCTGTCTGAATTTTCCAATACAGATGCACTGAAAGCCAAAGGTGAAATCAAAGCTGCTGGAGTAGTCACATCCTTTGCCCACCGTACGACCAAAAATGGCAACCCTTTTGGCACCTTGACCCTTGAGGACTACAATGGTGGGCACACATTCTTTTTATTTGGAGAAGATTACATCAAATACAAGGAGTATTTCATGACTGGATGGTTTCTTTACTTCACGGGGAGTGTACAGGGAAAACGGTGGAATCCTGACGAATTGGAATTTAAAATAGGCAATATCATGCTCCTCAATGAGGTCCGCAGCAGAATGGTCAAAGGCCTCCGGCTAAACATCAGCCTGGATGACCTTACCTTGGACTTAATGGAAAGACTGGAAGCCATCACCTCTAAGTACAAAGGTGAAGCCAAGCTCTTTATCAATATCACTGACGTCAAAGAGCAAATCGCCGTGGACCTGAGGTCCACCAAATTCCTGATCGACCCTTCACAGGACATGATTCAGGAGCTGGAAAGCATCCCGGAAGTACAATACAAAATCATTTAA
- the trxA gene encoding thioredoxin: MAKAIEITDANFEEIIKSDQPILVDFWAEWCGPCKMIGPVVEEIAGEYDGKAVIGKVDVDANPAVASKFGIRSIPTLLFFKNGEVVDKQVGAVPKAVLAQKLEAQI; this comes from the coding sequence ATGGCAAAAGCAATTGAAATTACCGACGCAAACTTTGAGGAAATCATCAAATCAGACCAACCCATATTAGTAGATTTCTGGGCTGAGTGGTGTGGACCTTGTAAAATGATCGGGCCAGTAGTAGAAGAAATTGCTGGCGAATATGACGGAAAAGCGGTGATAGGTAAAGTCGATGTAGATGCAAACCCTGCTGTAGCCTCTAAATTTGGCATCAGGAGTATCCCTACCCTTCTCTTCTTCAAAAACGGCGAAGTGGTGGACAAGCAAGTAGGTGCAGTCCCTAAAGCTGTACTTGCCCAAAAACTAGAAGCTCAAATTTAA
- a CDS encoding DUF502 domain-containing protein: MSFTSKRIANYFFKGLLFVAPLALTVYIIYYIVQFLDNLLPVPVPGLGILIVFGLITFIGYLANIFITRPIFELVERWLFRIPLVNILYTSIKDLMSAFVGDKKKFNTPVIVKLSEHVSRLGFITQEDLSMIDEEDLVAVYLPHSYNFSGNCFLAPRENVRILKGANSTEVMKFIVSGGVSELSQPKK, translated from the coding sequence ATGTCATTCACCTCTAAGCGTATAGCAAATTACTTCTTTAAAGGGTTACTTTTTGTGGCTCCCCTGGCATTGACGGTATATATCATTTATTATATCGTTCAGTTTTTGGACAATCTATTGCCTGTACCGGTGCCAGGGCTGGGAATTTTGATCGTTTTTGGGTTGATTACATTTATTGGCTACTTGGCAAATATATTCATTACCAGACCTATTTTTGAACTTGTAGAAAGATGGCTTTTCAGAATCCCATTGGTCAATATTCTCTATACGAGTATCAAAGACTTGATGTCTGCCTTTGTCGGAGACAAAAAGAAATTCAATACACCAGTTATCGTCAAGTTATCAGAACATGTTAGCCGCTTGGGTTTTATTACTCAAGAAGACCTGTCCATGATCGACGAGGAGGACTTGGTGGCTGTTTACCTTCCTCATTCCTATAATTTCAGCGGTAATTGCTTTTTGGCTCCAAGAGAGAATGTCCGTATCCTGAAAGGCGCCAACAGTACGGAGGTGATGAAGTTTATTGTATCGGGGGGTGTTTCGGAGTTGAGCCAGCCCAAAAAGTAA